A genomic segment from Legionella quinlivanii encodes:
- a CDS encoding ornithine cyclodeaminase family protein, with product MTLKLLSLSEVKQCISMPEAIDAMERAFIQLAQQKAALPLRTGIPVGHNGLTLTMPGYLSDEKILGLKVVSVFPDNIQHNKPSINGTILLIDASTGEPLVLMDAAYLTALRTGAVSGLASKYFSRDVPSTVSILGAGVQAMTQLEAVAAVRQIEQVFVWSRHLESAEKFAREMGAFYNIQACEQLSSALKNSDIICTATASTEPLVNIDDLKPHVHINAIGSHHPSMQEISGDVLQKAVVVVDQIDAVMKEAGEIINAVEQQKIKRESIIELGSWLLEKAAPVQERLTVFKSVGLAIQDLAVAEVVYQNALKMNLGTAFKLN from the coding sequence ATGACGCTTAAGTTATTATCACTCTCCGAGGTGAAACAATGTATCAGTATGCCTGAAGCTATCGACGCCATGGAAAGGGCATTTATTCAATTAGCCCAACAAAAAGCAGCCTTGCCTTTACGAACGGGTATTCCTGTAGGCCACAATGGATTAACGCTAACCATGCCTGGTTATTTATCTGATGAGAAAATTCTGGGATTAAAAGTAGTTTCTGTCTTTCCTGACAATATTCAACACAATAAACCATCGATTAATGGGACTATTTTGTTAATTGATGCAAGCACCGGTGAGCCACTCGTTCTCATGGACGCGGCTTATTTAACAGCCCTACGCACGGGCGCTGTTTCGGGTCTGGCAAGCAAATATTTTTCACGCGATGTACCTTCAACGGTCAGCATTCTGGGCGCAGGAGTACAGGCGATGACCCAGCTTGAAGCAGTGGCTGCAGTGCGCCAGATTGAACAGGTATTTGTGTGGTCGCGGCATTTGGAAAGTGCAGAAAAGTTTGCCAGGGAAATGGGCGCTTTCTACAATATTCAGGCTTGTGAGCAGTTATCTTCTGCCTTGAAGAACTCAGATATCATTTGCACCGCAACAGCAAGTACGGAACCTTTGGTGAATATTGATGATCTTAAACCCCATGTACATATTAACGCCATTGGCTCACATCATCCCTCCATGCAGGAAATTAGCGGGGATGTGCTCCAGAAAGCAGTGGTCGTAGTGGACCAGATAGACGCCGTAATGAAAGAAGCAGGTGAAATAATTAATGCGGTAGAGCAGCAAAAAATTAAAAGAGAATCCATTATTGAGCTCGGCTCCTGGTTATTAGAAAAAGCGGCTCCGGTTCAGGAACGGCTCACCGTCTTTAAATCAGTTGGCCTGGCGATTCAGGATTTGGCGGTTGCAGAAGTAGTTTATCAAAATGCCTTGAAAATGAATTTAGGCACTGCGTTTAAGCTTAATTAA
- a CDS encoding MarR family winged helix-turn-helix transcriptional regulator produces MYSSTLIKKASRLLIKRANELLKPYGLTDAYTYFLMALYQQDGLTQSEMHKQIGIEQPTAVRTLDRMERDGLIIRTRSPKDRRAIEIRLTEKGRNCQRIIEQCACELNQFALSGFKEEEKHQIKSLLERLNNNF; encoded by the coding sequence ATGTATTCCTCAACTCTTATCAAAAAAGCAAGCCGCTTATTAATTAAAAGGGCCAATGAATTATTGAAGCCCTACGGTCTTACTGATGCTTATACCTATTTTCTGATGGCTCTTTACCAGCAAGATGGTTTAACTCAATCGGAAATGCATAAGCAAATCGGTATTGAACAACCCACAGCGGTCAGAACGCTGGATCGCATGGAGCGTGATGGCTTAATCATCAGAACTCGAAGTCCCAAAGACAGGCGAGCGATTGAAATCAGATTGACCGAAAAGGGTCGAAATTGCCAGCGCATTATCGAACAATGTGCATGTGAACTGAATCAATTTGCATTAAGCGGCTTTAAAGAAGAGGAAAAACATCAAATTAAATCCCTTTTAGAACGATTAAATAATAATTTTTAA
- a CDS encoding LysR family transcriptional regulator → MSLGLDDIKYFITVCETLNITRASEIIGISQPALSYAIKRLENELGGELIIRLKNGIQLTKLGEEFVLRSRRLLYEWEQAQNLATSDSGLIQGSYTIAMHPSVALYTIGFFMPKIQSEFPKLNFNFIHGLSREMTEKVISWEADLGVVVNPIKHPDLVINHLCNDEITIFFAENAANKLIYDQNLAQSQYILKKIGKSNCFDGTLNSANLEVVAKLTSLGLGYGLLPARLASQYPHLGKLADAPVFKDEICLIYRPEKHKNSVSRRIIDTIKSTVSHCCNSWLDKS, encoded by the coding sequence ATGTCATTAGGTTTGGATGATATCAAGTATTTCATAACCGTTTGTGAAACACTAAACATTACCAGAGCATCGGAAATCATTGGCATATCTCAACCGGCGCTAAGTTATGCGATTAAGCGGCTGGAAAATGAACTGGGCGGAGAGTTGATTATTCGCCTTAAAAATGGCATTCAGCTCACCAAACTTGGCGAGGAATTCGTATTACGCTCCCGCCGTCTTCTCTATGAGTGGGAGCAGGCGCAAAATCTGGCCACATCTGATTCTGGTCTTATTCAGGGCAGCTATACTATTGCCATGCACCCCTCTGTCGCGCTTTATACCATCGGTTTTTTTATGCCTAAAATTCAGAGCGAATTTCCAAAGCTCAATTTTAATTTTATTCATGGCCTGTCGAGAGAGATGACTGAGAAGGTGATTAGCTGGGAAGCTGATTTAGGAGTGGTCGTAAACCCGATAAAACATCCTGATCTGGTAATAAATCATCTATGTAATGATGAAATCACCATTTTTTTTGCAGAGAATGCGGCCAATAAACTCATTTATGATCAAAACCTTGCACAGTCTCAATATATCCTCAAAAAAATTGGCAAAAGCAATTGCTTTGACGGAACGCTTAATTCTGCAAACCTTGAGGTAGTCGCCAAACTCACCTCTCTTGGTCTTGGTTATGGGCTTTTGCCAGCCCGACTTGCTTCACAATATCCTCATCTAGGAAAATTAGCGGATGCGCCAGTGTTCAAAGATGAAATCTGCTTGATCTATCGCCCGGAGAAACACAAAAATTCGGTGAGCCGACGTATTATAGACACCATCAAATCGACGGTGAGCCACTGTTGTAACAGCTGGCTGGATAAGTCATAA
- a CDS encoding L-tyrosine/L-tryptophan isonitrile synthase family protein produces the protein MKNTAMQSIIPQNHTIRNFAPGSSEALRIATKIFAEIMAFRRVAKSGESCGDAGCPRCYSIHLPKIWSAVRRNEPVFFVLPAFPGKSPNLEKVLSPLPDHAERLSLAFLGSLCQQVRRYYFPGIRILLCSDGRVFSDVVGMTETHVSAYQHELDKLIADMSLCDLSTFNLDHCYESLSFKAMRERLMNCYGNSLDNLKQKIRNGAKPLADADDQEANRMYRGITRFLFEDSLHSGQTKSRSAIQKEARDKAYEVIRRSNAWSELIAERFPHAIRLSIHPQICGSKKLGIRLIANERWMTPWHGVAVDTDEGYILLKRSQAEGLGATLIHSDDGRPSHYLLTRAGRGFMNFKISRLKPFGLCLMPDYPNTSVNELDIEHLRQLCGEEQLILLRGFETFNNSTEFSDYCENWGEISVWPFGKVLELIEQEKPEDHIFDHSYVPMHWDGMYRPQVPEFQIFHCVKAPLSGQGGRTTFSNTVLALKNASTESRNLWNKVTGVYKRKMEFYNSKTVSPIINKHPYKGYSVIRYNEPCSEEKGHFVNPPDLEFIGLGPEELKIFHYSLKNALYAPNNFYAHEWQANDIVIADNFSLLHGREGFVSKSPRHLQRVHVLSDPPFENPNLEFHQ, from the coding sequence ATGAAAAATACAGCAATGCAGTCCATAATACCTCAGAATCATACCATTAGAAATTTTGCCCCCGGCTCTTCGGAGGCGCTTAGAATTGCAACAAAAATTTTCGCTGAGATTATGGCGTTTCGGCGTGTTGCGAAATCAGGTGAATCATGTGGGGACGCGGGTTGTCCACGCTGCTATTCAATCCACTTACCTAAAATTTGGTCTGCCGTTAGACGAAACGAGCCCGTTTTTTTTGTATTGCCGGCTTTTCCAGGAAAATCACCCAATCTCGAAAAAGTGTTAAGCCCTTTGCCAGATCATGCAGAGCGGCTTTCTCTGGCTTTTCTCGGTTCTCTTTGTCAGCAGGTAAGAAGATATTATTTCCCGGGCATTCGCATTTTGCTATGTTCTGATGGAAGAGTATTCAGCGATGTGGTAGGTATGACAGAAACGCATGTCAGTGCTTACCAGCATGAGCTGGATAAGTTAATAGCTGATATGTCGCTTTGCGATCTGTCAACGTTTAATCTCGACCATTGTTATGAGTCACTGAGTTTTAAGGCGATGCGTGAGCGATTAATGAACTGTTATGGAAACTCTCTGGACAATCTAAAACAGAAAATACGCAATGGGGCAAAGCCTTTGGCCGATGCCGATGACCAGGAGGCCAATCGGATGTATCGCGGTATCACTCGTTTTCTATTTGAAGACTCTCTTCATTCTGGACAAACGAAAAGCCGCTCGGCAATTCAAAAAGAGGCACGGGATAAAGCATATGAGGTCATCAGAAGAAGCAATGCCTGGAGTGAGTTGATTGCTGAGCGTTTCCCGCATGCAATAAGGCTGTCAATTCATCCGCAAATCTGTGGTTCAAAAAAATTGGGGATCCGTTTAATTGCAAACGAACGCTGGATGACTCCCTGGCATGGTGTAGCGGTTGACACTGACGAGGGATATATTTTGCTTAAGCGCTCGCAAGCCGAGGGTTTGGGTGCCACATTAATTCATTCCGATGATGGTCGCCCGAGTCATTATCTGCTGACGAGAGCAGGGAGAGGATTCATGAATTTTAAGATCAGCAGGCTTAAGCCTTTCGGGCTTTGTCTTATGCCTGATTATCCCAATACCAGCGTAAATGAACTCGACATTGAGCATCTGCGTCAGTTATGTGGAGAAGAACAGTTGATTTTGTTAAGAGGCTTTGAGACGTTCAATAATTCAACGGAGTTTTCAGACTATTGTGAAAACTGGGGGGAAATCAGCGTCTGGCCTTTTGGAAAAGTACTCGAATTAATCGAGCAGGAGAAGCCTGAAGATCACATATTTGATCACAGTTATGTGCCCATGCACTGGGATGGAATGTATCGACCGCAAGTTCCCGAGTTTCAGATTTTTCATTGCGTTAAAGCGCCTCTGTCAGGGCAGGGAGGCCGAACCACTTTTTCAAACACCGTGCTTGCTTTAAAAAACGCATCAACTGAATCCAGAAATTTATGGAATAAAGTAACAGGAGTTTATAAAAGAAAAATGGAATTTTATAACAGTAAAACCGTATCACCCATCATCAATAAACATCCTTATAAAGGTTATTCTGTTATTCGTTACAATGAGCCATGCTCAGAGGAAAAAGGGCATTTTGTGAACCCTCCTGATCTTGAGTTCATCGGACTTGGTCCTGAAGAGTTAAAAATATTTCATTACAGCTTAAAAAATGCCCTCTATGCCCCGAATAATTTTTATGCCCATGAGTGGCAGGCCAATGATATAGTGATTGCCGATAATTTTTCACTTTTACATGGACGCGAAGGATTTGTTTCCAAGTCGCCAAGACATCTGCAGCGGGTGCATGTTTTAAGTGATCCGCCTTTTGAGAATCCTAATCTGGAATTTCATCAATGA
- a CDS encoding FAD-binding protein, translating into MSKTATDVLIVGAGPVGLMCAYLGQISGLRTLIADKSSGPLEIGRADALNARSLQLLEVAGLFNELYPLGKTCNTSSVWANGEFTSRQSSWWESLEGCFHKHFLMLGQSYLEKLLDNKLKALGAPVRRKIAIEHIELNNEGCLTTLANGEQVQSRYVIGADGARSFVRNHFDIAFNIIRPQLIWAVIDGIIETDFPKVPEIIVFQAETSDVAWIPREEPVDRFYVRMDTKEFSLEDAIDKINRAIKPHRLKFKEIVWFSQFSVKESVAEQFFVQERIFLAGDSCHIHSVNGGQGLNTGLGDAFNLVWKLNRVIKGHDPASLLQTYEEERKPVAHSVIETSAELVRSTKYAKEGSHAQDYVKIIEKRAGNITGMGIRYGESALCGTRLFDFEVFKGEARTRIYSLLDYRKFTLLVFGNQTISPDLSEDVHCIQIHTTHQQDSYWTNNSPYNDLVILVRPDSYIESCVNV; encoded by the coding sequence ATGAGTAAAACCGCCACTGATGTTTTAATTGTGGGGGCTGGCCCGGTAGGGCTGATGTGTGCCTACCTCGGTCAGATTTCGGGTCTTAGAACGCTTATTGCGGATAAGTCCAGCGGCCCTTTGGAGATTGGCCGGGCGGACGCGCTCAATGCACGAAGCCTGCAGCTCCTTGAGGTGGCGGGGTTGTTCAACGAATTGTATCCGCTTGGAAAAACCTGTAATACCAGTTCAGTCTGGGCCAATGGAGAATTCACTTCTCGTCAATCCTCATGGTGGGAGTCTCTGGAGGGCTGCTTTCATAAGCATTTTCTGATGCTTGGGCAGTCGTATCTGGAAAAACTTTTAGACAATAAATTAAAAGCCTTAGGCGCTCCGGTTAGACGAAAAATAGCAATTGAGCATATTGAGCTCAATAATGAGGGCTGTCTGACAACACTCGCCAATGGTGAACAGGTGCAGTCACGTTATGTAATCGGTGCTGATGGTGCGCGCTCATTTGTTCGTAATCATTTTGACATAGCGTTTAATATTATTCGCCCCCAACTGATCTGGGCGGTAATCGATGGAATTATTGAAACTGACTTCCCCAAAGTTCCGGAGATTATTGTGTTCCAGGCAGAAACTTCTGATGTCGCCTGGATCCCCAGGGAAGAACCTGTCGACCGATTTTACGTCAGAATGGATACTAAAGAGTTTAGTCTTGAGGATGCAATCGACAAAATTAATCGGGCAATTAAACCCCATCGTCTTAAATTTAAAGAAATTGTCTGGTTCTCTCAATTTTCAGTTAAAGAATCGGTTGCCGAACAATTCTTTGTACAGGAGCGTATTTTTCTTGCGGGTGATTCATGCCATATCCATTCGGTGAATGGCGGGCAAGGTCTTAACACGGGTCTTGGGGATGCCTTCAATCTGGTGTGGAAGCTGAACAGGGTAATCAAGGGCCATGATCCTGCCAGTCTATTGCAAACCTATGAGGAAGAGCGCAAACCAGTCGCGCATTCGGTGATAGAAACCTCCGCCGAGCTGGTTCGCTCGACCAAATATGCGAAAGAGGGTAGTCATGCTCAGGATTACGTAAAAATAATAGAAAAGCGAGCTGGGAATATAACCGGCATGGGTATCCGTTACGGAGAATCTGCACTTTGCGGTACGCGGCTTTTTGATTTTGAAGTTTTTAAGGGAGAGGCCAGAACAAGAATTTATTCGCTTCTGGATTATCGCAAATTCACTCTGCTTGTTTTTGGCAATCAGACTATCAGCCCGGATTTATCCGAAGATGTCCATTGCATTCAGATTCATACAACCCATCAACAAGACAGTTATTGGACAAATAATTCACCCTATAATGATCTGGTTATTCTGGTAAGGCCCGATTCCTACATCGAATCCTGTGTCAACGTTTGA
- a CDS encoding fumarylacetoacetate hydrolase family protein has translation MSIDKIVCVGKNYLEHALELGDAVPEKPVLFLKPASVLRQLNDWDKEADLYFPEDSAVQPECEIALRIARDGYQMSVEEASNAISDVTLGLDMTLRARQTLLKKQGHPWTTAKVFKDAAVLGPWIPCHQFPDYLEAEFQLLIDGVVRQSARGAHMMMKPADVVAYISQFFPLKAGDIIYTGTPAGVTSISAGSEAELRWLDHHYRVRWQKA, from the coding sequence ATGTCTATCGATAAAATTGTGTGTGTTGGAAAGAATTATCTCGAGCATGCTCTGGAGCTTGGCGATGCGGTACCGGAAAAGCCGGTGTTATTTTTAAAACCTGCCAGTGTGCTGAGACAGCTCAATGATTGGGATAAGGAAGCTGATTTGTATTTTCCTGAGGATTCAGCGGTTCAGCCTGAATGTGAAATTGCCTTGCGCATTGCCCGCGATGGGTATCAGATGAGTGTTGAAGAGGCTTCAAATGCGATTTCAGATGTGACGCTTGGGCTGGATATGACCTTAAGAGCGCGTCAGACCCTGCTCAAAAAACAGGGGCATCCCTGGACTACTGCCAAAGTGTTTAAAGATGCGGCAGTTCTTGGCCCGTGGATTCCCTGTCACCAATTCCCTGATTACCTGGAGGCAGAATTCCAACTGCTTATCGACGGAGTTGTCAGACAATCGGCCAGAGGAGCCCACATGATGATGAAACCTGCCGATGTAGTCGCTTACATCAGTCAATTTTTTCCGCTCAAAGCGGGAGACATCATTTATACCGGTACGCCAGCCGGTGTGACTTCAATATCAGCGGGTAGCGAAGCAGAGTTACGCTGGCTCGATCATCATTATCGGGTGAGATGGCAAAAAGCATAA
- a CDS encoding DUF4142 domain-containing protein codes for MKTKMGIICLLLLGLLQIAAVNQHSVLGPLPQQQDGAVLANLLVINENQSALARYIYKKSNNSIIQQFALKLDQQARHHLKEIYHLSKTTGISTIDAATALKLRGIKNQELKALSEAENSQLDSLYLEFEIRNSSKALTLFEQDFKPIATHPAIKNYLESSKQDFVENLKQAQLIQKTLGAH; via the coding sequence ATGAAGACAAAAATGGGTATTATCTGCCTGCTTTTGCTGGGGCTCTTGCAAATTGCTGCCGTAAATCAGCATTCAGTCCTGGGTCCTTTGCCCCAGCAACAAGATGGGGCTGTGCTTGCTAACCTGCTGGTGATTAATGAAAACCAGTCTGCGCTGGCACGATATATTTATAAAAAATCAAATAATTCGATCATACAGCAATTTGCCTTAAAACTTGATCAGCAAGCCAGGCACCATTTAAAGGAAATCTATCATTTAAGCAAAACGACAGGCATTTCAACTATTGATGCAGCGACAGCATTGAAATTGCGCGGTATAAAAAATCAGGAGTTAAAAGCACTTTCTGAGGCGGAAAACAGCCAATTGGATAGCTTATATCTCGAATTTGAGATTCGTAATTCCAGCAAGGCCTTAACGCTTTTTGAGCAGGATTTTAAACCCATTGCAACTCATCCTGCCATCAAAAACTATCTTGAATCCTCCAAACAGGATTTTGTCGAGAATTTAAAGCAGGCGCAACTTATTCAGAAAACCTTAGGTGCGCATTAA